In Streptomyces nojiriensis, one genomic interval encodes:
- a CDS encoding S8 family serine peptidase: protein MTLESPSSIPGARRVARVAAAAGLVAALAATGAGPVFAATGADTPGTSPAVKSADQKLGSADAELLQQAKAKGDANVTVMVATAPGQTKQVADQLGSVQGASVGQTYDNLGYVRATLPTDKADAALKAAAKLSSVHGIDLRHEIQLPDPRPDADRETGTVKKTAAETYAAPDKNTPAKNPYNPSFETGAVDFVKDNPQADGRGVTIGIMDSGIDLGHPALQKTTTGERKIVDWVTATDPITDNDATWRPQITPVTSSGGSFTAGGQSWKAPEGSFQWSRFTESITATGDMKGDVNRDGDTTDRFGLLYDAAAGTVRVDTDQDGDFTNNEPMKPYKDGYQIGYFGTDNPATDVAERIPFVIQIRKDVPMDPLGGDWVGKKADFVNVGIIESEHGTHVAGITAANSLFGGQMNGEAPGAKLVSSRACSWSGGCTNVALTEGMIDLVVNRGVDIVNMSIGGLPALNDGNNARSELYKNLIDTYGVQLVISAGNSGPGVNTIGDPALADKVISVGASVSKETWAANYGSGVSTKYNMFPFSSRGPREDGGFTPTISAPGAAINTIQTWLPGAPVKEAGYTLPAGYGMLQGTSMASPQAAGASALLISAAKQHNIKLTPASLRVALTTAAKKIDNVPAHAQGSGLIDIPGAWESIQRDAKANEFTVKAPVDTAIDQFLKTPGFGTGLYDREGGLKVGQKKVYNVVVTRTTGVKYGTRHDLSWRNNDGTFKVVGGYDYVTLPLNKPVTIKVEANAKTAGVHSGILQLDDETTEGIDKQILTTVVAAAPLAAPSFALSDSSSVQRNSHKSYFVTVPPGAKSLEVALGGLAAGSQTRFIAIHPHGVPVDPTATTNCYPNYDNPANTCRPDVRSYPEPTPGVWEIEVEARRTSPVLDNPFKLDVSVLGAAFDPAVKVLPEVKQGTPAPVQWSVKNAGAAISGGKLVGGPLGSAKVAKPTITPGETHSTEIAVPAGTSRLDVAIGKVSDTAADLDLEVYKDGVKVGSSADGDSEEAVSLVNPAAGTYTVKVIGYAIPSGSTTYDYRDVFFSAALGSVQVDEAAAVNLATGATAQVSANVLVTSAAPEGRQFFGQVQLLNTRGTAAGTGSVQIEKVLP from the coding sequence ATGACCCTCGAATCCCCCAGCTCCATACCCGGGGCCAGACGCGTCGCGCGCGTCGCGGCCGCGGCCGGTCTGGTCGCCGCCCTCGCGGCCACCGGCGCCGGTCCCGTCTTCGCGGCGACCGGCGCGGACACCCCGGGCACCTCGCCCGCGGTCAAGTCCGCGGACCAGAAGCTCGGTTCGGCCGACGCCGAACTCCTTCAGCAGGCCAAGGCCAAGGGTGACGCGAACGTCACCGTCATGGTCGCGACCGCCCCCGGCCAGACCAAGCAGGTGGCGGACCAGCTCGGCTCGGTCCAGGGCGCCTCGGTGGGCCAGACGTACGACAACCTCGGTTACGTGCGCGCCACCCTGCCGACCGACAAGGCCGACGCCGCGCTGAAGGCGGCCGCCAAGCTGTCCTCGGTGCACGGCATCGACCTGCGGCACGAGATCCAGCTGCCCGACCCGCGCCCCGACGCGGACCGCGAGACCGGCACGGTGAAGAAGACCGCCGCCGAGACCTACGCGGCGCCGGACAAGAACACCCCCGCGAAGAACCCGTACAACCCGTCCTTCGAGACCGGTGCGGTCGACTTCGTGAAGGACAACCCGCAGGCCGACGGCCGCGGAGTGACCATCGGCATCATGGACTCGGGCATCGACCTCGGTCACCCGGCCCTGCAGAAGACCACCACCGGCGAGCGCAAGATCGTCGACTGGGTGACGGCCACCGACCCGATCACCGACAACGACGCCACCTGGCGCCCGCAGATCACCCCGGTCACCTCCAGCGGCGGCAGCTTCACCGCGGGCGGCCAGAGCTGGAAGGCTCCCGAGGGCAGCTTCCAGTGGAGCCGCTTCACCGAGTCGATCACCGCCACCGGCGACATGAAGGGCGACGTCAACCGCGACGGTGACACCACCGACCGGTTCGGCCTGCTCTACGACGCCGCCGCCGGCACCGTCCGCGTCGACACCGACCAGGACGGCGACTTCACGAACAACGAGCCGATGAAGCCGTACAAGGACGGCTACCAGATCGGCTACTTCGGCACGGACAACCCGGCGACCGACGTCGCCGAGCGCATCCCGTTCGTGATCCAGATCCGCAAGGACGTCCCGATGGACCCGCTCGGCGGCGACTGGGTCGGCAAGAAGGCCGACTTCGTCAACGTCGGCATCATCGAGTCCGAGCACGGCACGCACGTCGCCGGCATCACCGCCGCCAACAGCCTCTTCGGCGGCCAGATGAACGGCGAGGCGCCCGGCGCCAAGCTCGTCTCCTCGCGCGCCTGCTCCTGGTCCGGCGGCTGCACCAACGTCGCGCTGACCGAGGGCATGATCGACCTCGTCGTCAACCGCGGCGTGGACATCGTCAACATGTCCATCGGCGGCCTGCCGGCGCTGAACGACGGCAACAACGCGCGCTCCGAGCTCTACAAGAACCTCATCGACACCTACGGCGTCCAGCTGGTCATCTCGGCCGGCAACTCGGGCCCGGGCGTCAACACCATCGGCGACCCCGCCCTCGCGGACAAGGTCATCTCCGTGGGCGCGTCGGTCTCCAAGGAGACCTGGGCCGCCAACTACGGCTCCGGTGTGAGCACGAAGTACAACATGTTCCCCTTCTCCTCGCGCGGTCCGCGTGAGGACGGCGGCTTCACGCCGACCATCAGCGCCCCCGGCGCGGCCATCAACACCATCCAGACCTGGCTGCCCGGCGCCCCGGTGAAGGAGGCCGGCTACACCCTGCCGGCCGGTTACGGCATGCTCCAGGGCACCTCGATGGCCTCGCCGCAGGCGGCGGGCGCGAGCGCCCTGCTGATCTCGGCCGCCAAGCAGCACAACATCAAGCTGACGCCGGCCTCCCTGCGGGTCGCGCTCACCACGGCCGCCAAGAAGATCGACAACGTCCCCGCGCACGCGCAGGGTTCGGGTCTGATCGACATCCCCGGCGCGTGGGAGTCCATCCAGCGCGACGCGAAGGCCAACGAGTTCACCGTCAAGGCGCCGGTCGACACCGCGATCGACCAGTTCCTGAAGACCCCGGGCTTCGGCACCGGCCTGTACGACCGTGAGGGCGGCCTCAAGGTCGGCCAGAAGAAGGTCTACAACGTCGTCGTCACCCGCACCACGGGCGTCAAGTACGGCACCCGGCACGACCTGAGCTGGCGCAACAACGACGGCACCTTCAAGGTGGTCGGCGGCTACGACTACGTCACCCTGCCGCTGAACAAGCCCGTCACCATCAAGGTCGAGGCCAACGCCAAGACGGCCGGCGTCCACAGCGGCATCCTGCAGCTGGACGACGAGACCACCGAGGGCATCGACAAGCAGATCCTGACCACCGTCGTGGCCGCCGCCCCCCTGGCCGCGCCGTCGTTCGCCCTGTCGGACAGCTCCTCGGTGCAGCGCAACAGCCACAAGTCGTACTTCGTGACGGTCCCGCCGGGCGCCAAGAGCCTGGAGGTCGCCCTCGGCGGTCTCGCGGCGGGCAGCCAGACGCGCTTCATCGCGATCCACCCGCACGGCGTGCCGGTCGACCCGACGGCCACGACCAACTGCTACCCGAACTACGACAACCCGGCCAACACCTGCCGCCCCGACGTCCGCTCGTACCCCGAGCCGACCCCGGGTGTCTGGGAGATCGAGGTCGAGGCCCGTCGTACGTCGCCGGTGCTCGACAACCCGTTCAAGCTGGACGTCTCCGTGCTCGGCGCGGCCTTCGACCCCGCGGTCAAGGTCCTGCCCGAGGTGAAGCAGGGCACCCCCGCCCCGGTCCAGTGGAGCGTCAAGAACGCCGGCGCGGCCATCTCCGGCGGCAAGCTCGTCGGCGGTCCGCTCGGTTCCGCGAAGGTCGCCAAGCCGACCATCACGCCCGGTGAGACCCACTCCACCGAGATCGCGGTCCCCGCGGGCACCTCGCGCCTCGACGTCGCGATCGGCAAGGTGTCCGACACCGCCGCCGACCTCGACCTCGAGGTCTACAAGGACGGCGTCAAGGTCGGCTCGTCCGCCGACGGCGACTCCGAGGAGGCCGTGAGCCTGGTGAACCCGGCCGCGGGCACCTACACCGTCAAGGTGATCGGCTACGCGATCCCGTCCGGCTCCACCACGTACGACTACCGTGACGTGTTCTTCTCGGCCGCCCTGGGCTCCGTCCAGGTCGACGAGGCCGCCGCGGTGAACCTCGCCACCGGCGCCACCGCGCAGGTCTCGGCGAACGTCCTGGTCACCAGCGCGGCCCCCGAGGGCCGGCAGTTCTTCGGCCAGGTCCAGCTGCTCAACACCCGCGGCACCGCCGCCGGCACCGGCAGCGTGCAGATCGAGAAGGTCCTCCCGTAG
- a CDS encoding M28 family metallopeptidase: MRAIRHRRRSIPALAALAAAAVAAPVLLTATPAAAHPREGRLAKELVAEVTAKGAYRHLRKFQQIADANGGNRAAGTPGHAASAAYVYDTLKKAGYQVSYQDFDIYEAHTKAEKTTVLGQDSRELATAAFTFTKSTPAGGLAAPLALARVDETPGCTADDYPAGAFAGKIALVKRGACTFVEKQRAAAAAGALGVIVYNHSGTTPVRGGFSSPDEGIIPSAGITLADGEALTAAAAKGEVSVRLELDQEHVKKTTRNVIAETRGGRSDRVVTVGAHLDSVPEGPGINDNGSGSAGLLEVALKLADEGANKKGKGPANKVRFGWWSAEELGLLGSEHYVAQLSEKQKKDIALYLNFDMIASPNPAQFVYDGDDSDRTGAGAGPAGSAEIEALINGFLDRKGKPHEGSDFDGRSDYGPFIANGIPAGGTFTGAEGIKTAEQAGRYGGTAGAPYDPNYHGAGDHLKNLDLGVFDTNLDVIAHAVGTYAESLRSLGK, translated from the coding sequence GTGCGTGCCATCCGCCACCGCCGCCGGTCCATACCGGCGCTCGCCGCCCTCGCGGCCGCCGCCGTCGCCGCGCCCGTCCTGCTGACCGCCACGCCGGCGGCCGCCCACCCGCGCGAGGGCAGGCTGGCCAAGGAGCTGGTGGCGGAGGTCACCGCCAAGGGCGCCTACCGCCACCTGAGGAAGTTCCAGCAGATCGCCGACGCCAACGGCGGCAACCGCGCCGCCGGCACGCCGGGCCACGCGGCCTCCGCCGCCTACGTGTACGACACGCTGAAGAAGGCCGGGTACCAGGTCTCGTACCAGGACTTCGACATCTACGAGGCGCACACCAAGGCGGAGAAGACCACCGTCCTCGGCCAGGACTCCCGCGAGCTGGCCACCGCCGCCTTCACCTTCACCAAGTCCACCCCGGCCGGCGGCCTGGCCGCGCCGCTCGCCCTGGCCCGGGTCGACGAAACCCCCGGCTGCACGGCCGACGACTACCCTGCCGGTGCCTTCGCGGGGAAGATCGCCCTGGTCAAGCGGGGTGCGTGCACCTTCGTGGAGAAGCAGCGGGCCGCCGCCGCGGCCGGCGCCCTCGGCGTGATCGTCTACAACCACAGCGGAACCACCCCGGTGCGCGGCGGGTTCTCCTCGCCCGACGAGGGGATCATCCCGAGCGCCGGCATCACGCTGGCCGACGGCGAGGCGCTGACCGCGGCCGCCGCGAAGGGCGAGGTGAGCGTGCGGCTGGAGCTGGACCAGGAGCACGTGAAGAAGACCACCCGCAATGTGATCGCCGAGACCCGCGGCGGCCGCTCCGACCGCGTGGTGACCGTGGGCGCCCACCTGGACTCCGTACCCGAGGGCCCGGGCATCAACGACAACGGCTCCGGTTCGGCCGGGCTGCTGGAGGTGGCGCTCAAGCTCGCGGACGAGGGCGCCAACAAGAAGGGCAAGGGGCCCGCCAACAAGGTGCGCTTCGGCTGGTGGTCGGCGGAGGAGCTCGGCCTGCTCGGCTCGGAGCACTACGTCGCGCAGCTGTCCGAGAAGCAGAAGAAGGACATTGCTCTCTACCTGAACTTCGACATGATCGCCTCGCCGAACCCGGCGCAGTTCGTCTACGACGGCGACGACTCGGACAGGACGGGCGCGGGAGCGGGACCGGCGGGCTCGGCCGAGATCGAGGCACTGATCAACGGCTTCCTCGACAGGAAGGGCAAGCCGCACGAGGGCAGTGACTTCGACGGACGCTCCGACTACGGCCCCTTCATCGCGAACGGCATCCCGGCGGGCGGCACCTTCACCGGCGCCGAGGGCATCAAGACCGCCGAGCAGGCGGGGCGCTACGGCGGCACGGCCGGGGCCCCGTACGACCCGAACTACCACGGGGCGGGGGACCACCTGAAGAACCTGGACCTGGGGGTCTTCGACACCAACCTGGACGTGATCGCGCACGCGGTCGGCACCTACGCCGAGTCGCTGCGCTCGCTCGGCAAGTAG
- a CDS encoding aspartate-semialdehyde dehydrogenase: MRVGIVGATGQVGGVMRSILAERKFPVDELRLFASARSAGSTIEWEGREITIEDASTADYAGLDIVLFSAGGATSKALAEKVASQGAVVIDNSSAWRKDPEVPLVVSEVNPHAIKNRPKGIIANPNCTTMAAMPVLRPLHEEAGLTALIATTYQAVSGSGLAGVAELKGQACAVSEAADQLTFDGGAVDFPEPTVYKRPIAYNVVPLAGNLVDDGSFETDEEQKLRNESRKILEIPELKVSGTCVRVPVFAGHSLQVNARFANPISVERAYELLKDAPGVELSEIPTPLQAAGKDASYVGRIRSDETVENGLALFLSNDNLRKGAALNAVQIAELVAEELRG; this comes from the coding sequence GTGAGGGTCGGAATCGTCGGAGCCACCGGTCAGGTCGGCGGAGTCATGCGCAGCATCCTCGCCGAGCGCAAGTTCCCGGTGGACGAGCTGCGCCTGTTCGCCTCGGCCCGGTCCGCCGGCTCGACGATCGAGTGGGAGGGCCGGGAGATCACCATCGAGGACGCGTCCACCGCCGACTACGCGGGCCTGGACATCGTGCTCTTCTCCGCGGGCGGCGCCACCTCCAAGGCCCTGGCCGAGAAGGTCGCCTCCCAGGGCGCCGTCGTGATCGACAACTCCTCCGCGTGGCGCAAGGACCCCGAGGTCCCCCTCGTGGTCTCCGAGGTCAACCCGCACGCGATCAAGAACCGCCCCAAGGGCATCATCGCGAACCCGAACTGCACCACCATGGCGGCCATGCCCGTGCTGCGCCCGCTGCACGAAGAGGCCGGCCTGACCGCGCTGATCGCCACCACCTACCAGGCCGTGTCCGGCTCGGGCCTGGCCGGCGTGGCCGAGCTCAAGGGCCAGGCCTGCGCGGTCTCCGAGGCCGCCGACCAGCTGACCTTCGACGGCGGCGCGGTGGACTTCCCCGAGCCCACCGTCTACAAGCGCCCGATCGCCTACAACGTGGTCCCGCTCGCGGGCAACCTGGTCGACGACGGCTCCTTCGAGACCGACGAGGAGCAGAAGCTCCGCAACGAATCCCGCAAGATCCTGGAGATCCCGGAGCTCAAGGTCTCCGGCACCTGCGTGCGCGTGCCGGTCTTCGCCGGCCACTCCCTGCAGGTCAACGCCCGCTTCGCGAACCCCATCAGCGTCGAGCGCGCCTACGAGCTGCTCAAGGACGCCCCGGGCGTCGAGCTCTCGGAGATCCCGACCCCCCTGCAGGCGGCGGGCAAGGACGCCTCGTACGTGGGCCGCATCCGCTCCGACGAGACGGTGGAGAACGGCCTCGCGCTGTTCCTCTCCAACGACAACCTGCGCAAGGGCGCGGCCCTGAACGCGGTGCAGATCGCCGAGCTCGTGGCCGAGGAGCTGCGCGGCTGA
- the pepN gene encoding aminopeptidase N, translating into MPGTNLTREEAQQRAKLLTVDSYEIELDLSGAQEGGTYPSVTTVRFQSAEAGSETFIDLVAPAVHEVVLNGTSLDVAEVFHDSRIALRHLAAGANELRVVADCAYTNTGEGLHRFVDPVDQQAYLYTQFEVPDARRVFASFEQPDLKATFQFTVTAPEGWTVISNSPTPEAADVKDNVWRFEPTPRISSYITALIVGPYHSVHSSYEGPDGQSVPLGIYCRPSLAEFLDADAIFDVTRQGFDWFQEKFAYDYPFAKYDQLFVPEFNAGAMENAGAVTIRDQYVFRSKVTDAAYEVRAETILHELAHMWFGDLVTMEWWNDLWLNESFATYTSIACQAYAEGSKWPHAWTTFANSMKTWAYRQDQLPSTHPIMADIRDLDDVMVNFDGITYAKGASVLKQLVAYVGTDAFFKGVQAYFKAHAFGNTRLSDLLGALEETSGRDLTAWSKAWLETAGINVLRPEVTTDENGVITAFGIRQEAPALPAGAKGESTLRPHRIAVGLYELQDGALVRTDRIELDIDGALTTVPELVGRTRPAVFLLNDDDLSYAKVRLDEESLATVTAHIGDFTESLPRALCWASAWDMTRDGELATRDYLALVLSGIGKESDIGVVQSLHRQVKLAIDLYADPAWREEGLAAWTEATLEHLRGAEPAGDHQLAWARAFAASARTEGQLTYLSALLDGAAEIEGLAVDTELRWTFLERLAATGVAGEPAIAAELERDATAAGERHAATARAARPTAEAKAEAWASVVESGDLPNAVQEAVIGGFVQTDQRELLAPYTEKFFSAVKEVWETRSHEIAQQIAVGLYPGLQVSQATLDATDAWLASAEPNAALRRLISESRAGVERALKAQAADAAASAGAQQ; encoded by the coding sequence GTGCCAGGCACGAATCTCACCCGTGAAGAGGCTCAGCAGCGGGCCAAGCTGCTGACCGTCGACTCCTACGAGATCGAACTCGATCTCAGCGGCGCACAGGAAGGTGGCACCTACCCGTCCGTGACCACCGTGCGCTTCCAGTCGGCCGAGGCCGGGAGCGAGACCTTCATCGACCTGGTCGCTCCGGCCGTGCACGAGGTCGTCCTCAACGGCACGTCTCTGGACGTCGCGGAGGTCTTCCACGACTCCCGGATCGCCCTGCGCCACCTGGCGGCCGGGGCCAACGAGCTCCGCGTCGTCGCGGACTGCGCGTACACGAACACCGGTGAGGGCCTCCACCGCTTCGTCGACCCGGTCGACCAGCAGGCATACCTCTACACCCAGTTCGAGGTTCCGGACGCGCGGCGGGTCTTCGCCAGCTTCGAGCAGCCCGACCTGAAGGCCACGTTCCAGTTCACCGTGACGGCCCCCGAGGGCTGGACGGTCATCTCGAACTCGCCGACGCCGGAGGCCGCGGACGTCAAGGACAACGTCTGGCGCTTCGAGCCGACCCCGCGCATCTCCTCGTACATCACCGCGCTGATCGTCGGCCCGTACCACTCCGTGCACAGCTCCTACGAGGGCCCGGACGGCCAGTCCGTACCGCTCGGCATCTACTGCCGCCCCTCGCTGGCCGAGTTCCTGGACGCGGACGCGATCTTCGACGTCACCCGGCAGGGCTTCGACTGGTTCCAGGAGAAGTTCGCCTACGACTACCCCTTCGCCAAGTACGACCAGCTCTTCGTGCCGGAGTTCAACGCGGGCGCCATGGAGAACGCGGGCGCGGTCACCATCCGCGACCAGTACGTCTTCCGCTCCAAGGTGACGGACGCGGCGTACGAGGTGCGCGCGGAGACGATCCTCCACGAGCTCGCCCACATGTGGTTCGGCGACCTGGTCACCATGGAGTGGTGGAACGACCTGTGGCTGAACGAGTCGTTCGCGACGTACACGTCGATCGCCTGCCAGGCGTACGCCGAGGGCTCGAAGTGGCCGCACGCGTGGACCACCTTCGCCAACTCCATGAAGACCTGGGCGTACCGGCAGGACCAGCTGCCGTCCACGCACCCGATCATGGCCGACATCCGTGACCTCGACGACGTCATGGTCAACTTCGACGGCATCACGTACGCCAAGGGCGCCTCGGTGCTCAAGCAGCTCGTCGCCTACGTCGGCACGGACGCCTTCTTCAAGGGCGTGCAGGCGTACTTCAAGGCGCACGCCTTCGGGAACACGCGCCTGTCCGACCTGCTGGGCGCCCTGGAGGAGACCTCGGGCCGCGACCTGACCGCCTGGTCGAAGGCGTGGCTGGAGACGGCCGGCATCAACGTCCTGCGCCCGGAGGTCACCACCGACGAGAACGGTGTGATCACCGCCTTCGGCATCCGCCAGGAGGCGCCCGCGCTGCCCGCCGGCGCCAAGGGCGAGTCCACCCTGCGCCCGCACCGCATCGCGGTCGGCCTGTACGAGCTCCAGGACGGCGCCCTCGTGCGCACCGACCGGATCGAGCTGGACATCGACGGCGCGCTCACCACGGTGCCGGAGCTCGTCGGCCGCACCCGTCCGGCGGTCTTCCTGCTCAACGACGACGACCTCTCCTACGCCAAGGTCCGCCTGGACGAGGAGTCCCTGGCCACCGTCACCGCGCACATCGGCGACTTCACCGAGTCCCTGCCGCGCGCCCTGTGCTGGGCCTCGGCCTGGGACATGACGCGTGACGGCGAGCTCGCCACCCGCGACTACCTCGCGCTGGTCCTCTCGGGCATCGGCAAGGAGTCCGACATCGGCGTGGTCCAGTCGTTGCACCGCCAGGTGAAGCTGGCCATCGACCTGTACGCCGACCCGGCGTGGCGCGAGGAGGGCCTGGCGGCCTGGACCGAGGCCACCCTGGAGCACCTGCGCGGCGCCGAGCCGGCGGGCGACCACCAGCTGGCGTGGGCGCGGGCCTTCGCGGCCAGCGCCCGCACCGAGGGGCAGCTGACCTACCTGTCGGCGCTGCTGGACGGCGCGGCGGAGATCGAGGGCCTGGCCGTCGACACCGAGCTGCGCTGGACGTTCCTGGAGCGGCTCGCCGCGACGGGCGTCGCCGGGGAGCCGGCCATCGCGGCGGAGCTGGAGCGGGACGCCACGGCGGCCGGCGAGCGCCACGCGGCGACCGCCCGGGCGGCGCGCCCGACGGCGGAGGCCAAGGCCGAGGCGTGGGCCTCGGTGGTGGAGTCCGGCGACCTGCCGAACGCGGTGCAGGAGGCGGTGATCGGCGGCTTCGTCCAGACCGACCAGCGCGAGCTGCTGGCCCCGTACACCGAGAAGTTCTTCTCGGCGGTCAAGGAGGTCTGGGAGACCCGTAGCCACGAGATCGCCCAGCAGATCGCGGTGGGCCTCTACCCGGGGCTGCAGGTCTCGCAGGCGACGCTGGACGCGACGGACGCGTGGCTGGCCTCGGCCGAGCCGAACGCGGCGCTGCGCCGTCTGATCTCGGAGTCCCGCGCGGGCGTCGAGCGCGCTCTGAAGGCCCAGGCCGCGGACGCCGCCGCTTCCGCTGGCGCTCAGCAGTAG
- a CDS encoding LysR family transcriptional regulator produces the protein MTEWDIKKLRILRTLAEQGTVTRAAEALHMTPSAVSQQLTNLARQLGVVLLEAEGRRVRLTDAAHLVLRHTEAVFAQLERADAELAGYLAGDTGEVRVGAFSTAVPALVVPAVAALRRTHPGVEVRVRETEAAEAYELLSAGGVDLALSLTAHAPTARDPRFTRVALLEDPLDVALPPGHPLAAAPGLRLADLSGDPWIYGGSGPWSEIARSACEAAGFVPEQAHSASGWTAILAMVEAGMGVALVPRMVSSRASGGTIRVLAHDRPTRHVIAAVRRGAESAPALSHVLAALREVASARR, from the coding sequence ATGACCGAGTGGGACATCAAGAAGCTGCGGATCCTGCGGACCCTCGCCGAACAGGGGACCGTGACCAGGGCGGCCGAGGCGCTCCACATGACGCCCTCGGCCGTCTCGCAGCAACTGACGAACCTCGCCCGGCAACTGGGCGTGGTCCTGCTGGAGGCCGAGGGCCGCCGGGTGCGGCTCACGGACGCGGCGCACCTCGTCCTGCGGCACACGGAGGCGGTGTTCGCGCAGCTGGAGCGGGCCGACGCGGAACTGGCCGGATACCTCGCCGGGGACACGGGCGAGGTACGGGTGGGAGCCTTCTCCACCGCCGTACCGGCGCTCGTGGTCCCGGCGGTGGCCGCGCTGCGGCGGACCCACCCCGGGGTGGAGGTCCGAGTGCGGGAGACGGAGGCCGCTGAGGCCTACGAGCTCCTGTCGGCCGGGGGCGTGGACCTGGCGCTGTCCCTCACGGCCCACGCACCGACCGCGCGCGATCCCCGGTTCACCCGGGTGGCGCTCCTGGAGGACCCGCTGGACGTGGCGCTCCCGCCGGGCCACCCGCTGGCGGCCGCGCCCGGCCTGCGGCTGGCGGACCTGTCCGGCGACCCGTGGATCTACGGGGGCAGCGGCCCCTGGTCGGAGATCGCCCGGTCCGCGTGCGAGGCGGCGGGCTTCGTCCCGGAACAGGCGCACTCGGCGTCCGGCTGGACCGCGATCCTGGCGATGGTGGAGGCGGGGATGGGGGTGGCCCTGGTCCCCCGGATGGTGTCGAGCCGTGCTTCGGGCGGGACGATCCGGGTCCTGGCCCACGACCGCCCGACCCGCCACGTGATCGCGGCGGTCCGCCGGGGCGCCGAATCCGCGCCCGCGCTGTCCCACGTCCTGGCGGCCTTGCGCGAAGTGGCTTCGGCCCGGCGGTAG
- a CDS encoding DMT family transporter — MDRVRTVSQAKPGSTGKKGAAGLGVLLALLATVVWSGSFVATRGMAETVPPVQAVFWRWIIALLAVAPFAARQAWRQRALIRRHLGFVALASLFGVTLYNTLVHQAGLTTSASNMGMIMAASPVIMALYARLGGERLGKRRTLGILLAAFGVLLLVGDGSIGFEFGAGDLWMFAAALSFATYSALLKRKPAELGGLAFLITTFVLGALMLAPAYAVSVSVQGGFEATTGTVGPLLYVGVFSSAVAFFAWNKAVSMIGAARAGVVYYLQPVCVAGLGFLLLGERTGPAQLLCMALILGGVGLGSARR, encoded by the coding sequence ATGGACCGCGTCCGTACCGTCTCGCAAGCCAAGCCCGGCAGCACGGGGAAGAAGGGTGCCGCCGGGCTCGGCGTGCTCCTCGCCCTGCTCGCGACGGTCGTCTGGTCCGGCAGCTTCGTCGCCACCCGGGGCATGGCCGAGACCGTCCCGCCCGTCCAGGCGGTCTTCTGGCGCTGGATCATCGCCCTGCTCGCCGTCGCCCCCTTCGCCGCCCGCCAGGCCTGGCGGCAGCGGGCCCTGATCCGGCGGCACCTCGGCTTCGTAGCCCTCGCCTCGCTGTTCGGCGTCACCCTCTACAACACGCTCGTGCACCAGGCCGGACTGACCACCTCCGCCTCCAACATGGGCATGATCATGGCCGCGTCGCCCGTCATCATGGCGCTCTACGCCCGCCTCGGCGGCGAACGGCTCGGCAAGCGGCGGACCCTCGGCATCCTGCTCGCCGCCTTCGGGGTACTGCTGCTCGTCGGGGACGGCTCGATAGGCTTCGAGTTCGGCGCCGGCGACCTGTGGATGTTCGCCGCCGCCCTCTCCTTCGCCACGTACAGCGCCCTGCTCAAGCGCAAGCCCGCCGAACTCGGCGGACTGGCCTTCCTGATCACCACCTTCGTGCTCGGCGCCCTGATGCTGGCACCCGCCTACGCCGTCTCCGTCTCCGTCCAGGGCGGCTTCGAGGCCACCACCGGGACGGTCGGACCGCTGCTGTACGTCGGGGTGTTCTCCTCGGCCGTCGCCTTCTTCGCCTGGAACAAGGCCGTCTCGATGATCGGGGCCGCCCGCGCGGGAGTCGTCTACTACCTCCAGCCGGTGTGCGTGGCCGGGCTCGGCTTCCTGCTCCTGGGCGAGCGGACCGGACCGGCGCAGCTGCTCTGCATGGCGCTGATCCTCGGCGGAGTCGGGCTGGGAAGTGCCCGGCGGTAG